A region from the Sphingopyxis lindanitolerans genome encodes:
- a CDS encoding DUF2007 domain-containing protein, producing the protein MALVELIRLPNGVEAELLRGRLECAGVHAVCFDAGMNIAESVGLMIPVRVMVLDEEIEEARALMVEFGVG; encoded by the coding sequence ATGGCGCTCGTCGAACTCATCCGCCTGCCGAACGGGGTCGAGGCTGAATTGCTGCGCGGGCGGCTCGAATGCGCGGGCGTCCATGCGGTCTGTTTCGACGCGGGCATGAACATTGCCGAGAGCGTCGGGCTGATGATCCCGGTGCGCGTGATGGTGCTCGACGAGGAGATCGAGGAAGCGCGGGCGTTGATGGTGGAATTCGGCGTAGGGTAA
- a CDS encoding pyridoxamine 5'-phosphate oxidase family protein codes for MAEFTDTLTDKHIAFIERQPLFFTATAAAEGRINLSPKGYADSFRILSPSQVAWLDLGGSGNETHAHLAADGRITLMFCAFDRTAWILRIYGRGRPVLPRDAGWDELAAHFTLLPGTRQIFVIDVTSVQTSCGWGVPLMEWSQERETLQKYHRQADPELWVEKFRTRATSIDGLPTRPTDRYIAGDV; via the coding sequence ATGGCCGAATTCACCGACACGCTGACCGACAAGCATATCGCCTTCATCGAGCGGCAGCCGCTCTTCTTCACCGCCACTGCGGCGGCGGAAGGCCGCATCAACCTGTCGCCCAAGGGCTATGCCGACAGTTTCCGCATATTGTCGCCCAGCCAGGTCGCCTGGCTCGATCTCGGCGGCTCGGGGAACGAGACACATGCGCACCTCGCCGCCGACGGGCGGATCACACTCATGTTCTGCGCCTTCGACCGCACCGCCTGGATATTGCGCATCTATGGCCGTGGCCGCCCCGTGCTGCCGCGGGATGCCGGGTGGGACGAACTCGCCGCCCATTTCACGCTGCTCCCCGGCACGCGCCAGATTTTCGTGATCGATGTGACAAGCGTCCAGACGAGCTGTGGCTGGGGCGTGCCGCTGATGGAATGGAGTCAGGAGCGCGAGACGCTGCAGAAATATCACCGCCAGGCCGATCCCGAACTGTGGGTCGAAAAATTTCGGACCCGCGCGACAAGCATCGATGGTCTGCCGACGCGCCCTACCGATCGCTATATCGCGGGCGACGTCTGA
- a CDS encoding DUF924 family protein translates to MPFDDDKEPAAPPPDWAARLLAFWFDGHGMDDWYGGGPDFDAAVRALAGDWREALRARPVEAFLTDPDTALAAAILFDQVPRNIHRRRAEAFATDALARAVARGIVAKGWDQDWPDERRQFAYLPFEHSEDIADQRESLRLMNQLTDPAFPEYAKKHFDMIDRFGRFPHRNAALGRANRPGEEAAIEEGGNW, encoded by the coding sequence GTGCCGTTTGACGACGACAAAGAGCCCGCCGCCCCGCCCCCCGACTGGGCCGCGCGGCTCCTCGCCTTCTGGTTCGACGGCCACGGCATGGACGACTGGTACGGCGGCGGACCCGATTTCGACGCGGCGGTGCGCGCGCTGGCGGGCGATTGGCGCGAAGCGCTGCGCGCGCGGCCGGTCGAGGCCTTCCTGACTGATCCCGACACCGCGCTTGCCGCGGCGATCCTGTTCGACCAGGTCCCGCGCAATATCCATCGCCGCCGGGCCGAGGCCTTCGCGACCGACGCGCTTGCCCGCGCGGTCGCGCGCGGCATCGTCGCGAAAGGCTGGGATCAAGACTGGCCCGACGAACGGCGGCAATTCGCCTATCTGCCCTTCGAGCATAGCGAGGATATCGCCGATCAGCGCGAATCGCTGCGCCTGATGAACCAGCTCACCGACCCGGCCTTTCCCGAATATGCGAAGAAGCATTTCGACATGATCGACCGCTTTGGCCGCTTTCCGCACCGCAATGCGGCGCTGGGGCGCGCCAACCGGCCGGGCGAGGAAGCGGCGATAGAAGAGGGCGGCAATTGGTGA
- the tldD gene encoding metalloprotease TldD, with protein MTSPTDPRRFLYRADALDPDLAQALAREALAKADDGELYLQYRATESFGFDDGRLKTADYSTDAGFGLRAVSGEMTGFAHASDISAGAIRRAAETLALLDPAKQAPAGPPPRTNRHLYDEANPLDLIPFAKKVALCQQVDAAARARDPRVVQVSVALAGSWSVVEIVRADGFLATDIRPLVRLNVSIVVEENGRRESGYFGLGGRYMYDHLFEEAQWNRAIDEALNQALVNLRAVDAPAGEFTVLLGPGWPGVLLHEAVGHGLEGDFNRKGTSAFSGRIGERVAAAGVTVIDDGALESPVGGGRRGSLSIDDEGTPTQENILIEDGILKAYMQDRLNARLMGVEPTGNGRRESFAHAPMPRMTNTFMRGGNDDPAELLSRVKTGIFAKSFGGGQVDIVSGKFVFSCTEAYKIENGKLGDSIKGATLIGDGPSVLTKVTGIGDDMAIDEGIGICGKGGQSVPAGVGQPTLLVSGLTVGGTA; from the coding sequence ATGACCAGTCCGACCGATCCCCGCCGCTTCCTCTATCGCGCCGACGCGCTCGACCCCGATCTCGCGCAGGCGCTCGCGCGCGAAGCGCTCGCCAAGGCCGACGACGGCGAGCTTTACCTGCAATATCGCGCGACCGAGAGCTTCGGCTTCGACGACGGGCGATTGAAGACGGCCGATTATTCGACCGACGCGGGCTTTGGCCTGCGCGCCGTGTCGGGCGAGATGACGGGCTTTGCCCATGCCAGCGACATCAGCGCGGGCGCGATCCGCCGCGCCGCCGAGACGCTTGCCCTGCTCGACCCCGCGAAGCAGGCGCCCGCCGGCCCACCGCCGCGCACCAATCGTCACCTCTATGACGAAGCAAATCCGCTCGACCTCATCCCCTTCGCGAAGAAGGTCGCGCTGTGCCAGCAGGTCGATGCCGCGGCGCGCGCACGCGATCCGCGCGTCGTCCAGGTATCGGTCGCGCTCGCGGGCAGCTGGTCGGTGGTCGAGATCGTCCGCGCCGACGGCTTCCTCGCCACCGATATCCGCCCGCTCGTCCGTCTCAACGTCTCGATCGTCGTCGAAGAGAATGGACGGCGCGAGAGCGGCTATTTCGGCCTCGGCGGCCGTTACATGTACGACCATCTGTTCGAGGAGGCGCAGTGGAACCGCGCGATCGACGAGGCGCTGAACCAGGCGCTCGTCAATTTGCGCGCGGTCGATGCCCCGGCGGGCGAGTTCACCGTGCTGCTCGGCCCCGGCTGGCCCGGCGTGCTGCTGCACGAGGCGGTCGGCCACGGGCTCGAGGGTGATTTCAACCGCAAGGGCACCAGCGCCTTTTCGGGCCGCATCGGCGAGCGCGTCGCCGCCGCCGGCGTCACCGTGATCGACGATGGCGCACTGGAAAGCCCCGTCGGCGGCGGCCGCCGCGGCTCGCTGTCGATCGACGATGAAGGCACGCCGACGCAGGAAAACATCCTGATCGAGGACGGCATATTGAAAGCCTATATGCAGGACCGCCTCAACGCCCGGCTGATGGGCGTCGAGCCGACCGGCAACGGCCGCCGCGAAAGCTTTGCCCACGCGCCGATGCCGCGGATGACCAACACGTTCATGCGCGGCGGCAACGACGATCCCGCCGAATTGCTGAGCCGCGTCAAGACCGGCATCTTCGCGAAAAGCTTCGGCGGCGGCCAGGTCGATATCGTGTCGGGCAAGTTCGTCTTCAGTTGCACCGAGGCCTACAAGATCGAGAACGGCAAACTCGGCGATTCGATCAAGGGCGCGACCTTGATCGGCGACGGGCCGAGCGTGCTCACCAAGGTGACCGGCATCGGGGACGACATGGCGATCGACGAAGGGATCGGCATCTGCGGCAAGGGCGGCCAGAGCGTCCCCGCCGGGGTCGGCCAGCCGACCCTGCTGGTCAGCGGGCTGACGGTGGGCGGCACGGCGTAA
- a CDS encoding zinc-finger domain-containing protein produces MTQPAPETIRTPKTRIACDGTGDGLADAALGHPRVWLEIDPDEGFADCGYCDRRFILVGGIVDKG; encoded by the coding sequence ATGACCCAGCCCGCACCCGAAACGATCCGCACACCCAAGACCCGCATCGCCTGCGACGGCACCGGCGACGGCCTCGCCGATGCGGCGCTCGGCCATCCGCGCGTGTGGCTCGAAATCGATCCCGATGAGGGCTTTGCCGACTGCGGCTATTGCGACCGGCGTTTCATCCTCGTCGGCGGGATCGTCGACAAGGGTTAG
- a CDS encoding DUF4402 domain-containing protein, with translation MRTSPIFRALRAQRGFAVVALLIAPIAASPALAQDSTAGQADVIVLRPLSFFKVSDLDFGSIIASGSAGTVRIGPDGTRSRTGGATLAGNDGEPARFAGLGTPNRQVNISLGANSIWITGPGKRMRVRDFEIGSTPTATLSTTPIRFTIASALGNYNFPVGATLEVGANQAPGDYAGSFTITLNYL, from the coding sequence GTGAGGACCAGTCCTATCTTTCGCGCGCTGCGCGCGCAGCGCGGTTTCGCTGTTGTTGCGCTTTTGATCGCGCCCATCGCCGCATCGCCGGCGCTCGCGCAAGACAGCACAGCGGGCCAGGCCGACGTCATCGTGCTGCGGCCGCTTTCCTTCTTCAAGGTCAGCGACCTCGATTTCGGCAGCATCATCGCGTCGGGAAGCGCGGGGACGGTGCGGATCGGTCCCGACGGAACGCGCAGCCGCACCGGCGGCGCGACGCTGGCCGGCAATGACGGCGAGCCTGCGCGCTTCGCCGGGCTCGGTACACCGAATCGCCAGGTCAACATCTCGCTCGGCGCGAACAGCATCTGGATCACCGGCCCCGGCAAGCGGATGCGCGTGCGCGATTTCGAGATCGGCTCGACCCCGACCGCGACCCTTTCGACCACCCCGATACGCTTCACCATCGCCAGCGCGCTCGGCAATTACAACTTCCCCGTCGGCGCGACGCTCGAGGTCGGCGCGAATCAGGCCCCGGGCGATTATGCCGGCAGTTTCACGATCACGCTCAACTATCTGTAA